Proteins encoded by one window of Microcebus murinus isolate Inina chromosome 2, M.murinus_Inina_mat1.0, whole genome shotgun sequence:
- the LOC142876400 gene encoding olfactory receptor 2A12-like translates to MQTVGKENHSSVSEFLLLGFSSEPQVRMALFIFFLLLYLITLLGNGLITTLIYLDSRLHTPMYFFLSILSMVDMSYVTTTVPQMLVNMVCPRRTISWGACVAQMFIFLVLGNGECVLYAVMAYDRYVAICFPLHYTLRMSRPICIKMVTMCWCISIVGSLVYTIFTVRLPYCGPHKINHFFCEIPAVLKLACADTTFNDRLDFILAFTLLLVPLSLILASYMRIFASIFRIRSSQGRIKSFSTCASHITVVTMFYAPAMMMYMRPGSWYDPERDKKLALFYNVVSAFLNPIIYSLRNKDVKMAFLKVFGDRRTPQ, encoded by the coding sequence ATGCAGACCGTTGGCAAGGAAAACCACAGCTCTGTGTCCGAGTTCCTCCTCCTTGGCTTCTCCAGTGAACCACAGGTCAGAATGGCcctcttcatcttcttcctcctcctctacctcATCACCCTGCTGGGCAATGGACTCATCACCACCCTCATCTACCTGGACTCACGCCTCCACACACCCATGTACTTCTTTCTCAGTATCCTTTCGATGGTGGACATGAGCTATGTCACCACCACTGTGCCTCAGATGTTGGTTAATATGGTGTGTCCAAGGAGAACTATCTCCTGGGGAGCTTGTGTTGCCCAGATGTTCATCTTTTTAGTCCTGGGTAATGGTGAGTGTGTCCTTTATGCCGTTATGGCCTATGACAGGTATGTGGCCATTTGCTTCCCCCTTCATTATACCCTACGCATGAGCCGTCCCATTTGTATCAAGATGGTCACAATGTGTTGGTGCATTAGCATAGTTGGGTCTCTGGTGTACACTATCTTCACTGTGCGTCTGCCTTACTGTGGCCCTCACAAGATAAACCACTTCTTCTGCGAGATCCCTGCTGTACTGAAGTTGGCCTGTGCAGACACAACCTTCAACGACCGGTTGGACTTCATCTTGGCTTTCACCCTGCTCTTGGTTCCACTCTCCCTCATCCTGGCCTCTTACATGCGCATCTTTGCCTCCATCTTCAGAATACGCTCATCCCAGGGGAGGATCAAGTCCTTTTCCACATGTGCTTCCCACATCACTGTGGTCACCATGTTCTATGCGCCAGCCATGATGATGTACATGAGGCCCGGGTCCTGGTATGACCCCGAGCGGGACAAGAAGCTGGCGCTGTTCTACAACGTTGTCTCTGCCTTCCTCAATCCCATCATCTACAGCCTCAGGAACAAAGATGTAAAGATGGCTTTCCTGAAAGTATTTGGAGACAGAAGGACACCTCAGTGA